The following are from one region of the Amyelois transitella isolate CPQ chromosome 21, ilAmyTran1.1, whole genome shotgun sequence genome:
- the LOC106138987 gene encoding zinc finger CCCH domain-containing protein 11C-like, giving the protein MESPRKLNDCYFYYYSTCIKGDNCVFRHEPSALGCETMCTAWQQGKCLDKRCKLRHMELRKNRKQIPCYWENQPGGCRKKHCPFMHKNPDARTDGIAPSQPAAPVPQTSAPVAAPEPVAEPPAAPAVAPAPAPVPLLWPHQQRQVVLDSALLGVLPGAGELLPRRLLPPEPLPGPYAAHPLPVDPLVVNFEEESDNESALSSTPTKAVSPEDAQGCSKSQELLLLEKIQAEAAAYYGYDALPPPDKERKIVRTNLNAKYDRLSLDELAGRQATERRGSLDFKVLSLDEIRARKKSETIIHTTPITLNLSRKRKLSTQETITTSGNKILKVVRSNSIVYKKLDHNTPAANTQPKTDQKQREETVSRKRTLSELSIDIYDIQDDELDDSCHEFKRIKVAELTQKPQLIRNRSKSAKGSSDNESKSYEADSSTKTDDSDSEVQLVSIEINEKHVDLSSEIIDVEATKLGEPIDIVDLSDDLDESDVGVSDLDCDYVKNVPDVVASCHRNAKDSTDKDIICDIDALLDEDL; this is encoded by the exons TGTGCACAGCGTGGCAACAGGGCAAGTGCTTAGACAAACGATGCAAATTACGCCACATGGAACTTAGG AAAAACCGCAAGCAGATCCCTTGCTACTGGGAGAACCAGCCTGGTGGCTGCCGCAAGAAGCACTGCCCGTTCATGCACAAGAACCCTGATGCTCGCACGGATGGCATCGCTCCCAGCCAGCCTGCTGCTCCAGTCCCA CAAACTTCCGCGCCGGTAGCGGCACCCGAGCCGGTAGCGGAGCCCCCGGCGGCGCCCGCTGTTGCGCCTGCGCCCGCCCCTGTTCCGTTATTGTGGCCGCACCAACAGAGACAGG TGGTGCTGGACTCGGCGCTGCTGGGCGTGCTGCCGGGCGCGGGCGAGCTGCTGCCGCGCCGCCTGCTGCCGCCCGAGCCGCTGCCCGGCCCGTACGCCGCGCACCCGCTGCCCGTCGACCCGCTCGTCGTCAACTTCGAGGAAG AGTCTGACAATGAGAGCGCTCTGTCGTCCACGCCGACCAAGGCCGTGTCGCCCGAGGACGCGCAGGGCTGCTCCAAGTCGCAGGAGTTGCTGCTGCTCGAGAAGATCCAGGCGGAGGCGGCCGCCTACTACGGGTACGACGCGCTGCCGCCGCCGGACAAGGAGCGCAAGATCGTCAGGACCAACCTCAACGCCAAGTATGATAGGCTGTCGCTAGACGAGCTCGCCGGCAGGCAGGCCACCGAGCGGCGCGGCTCTTTAGACTTCAAAGTCCTTTCCCTGGACGAAATCAGGGCCAGGAAGAAGTCCGAAACGATAATTCACACAACCCCGATCACGTTGAATTTGAGCAGAAAACGTAAACTCTCTACTCAGGAAACTATAACTACGTCgggcaataaaatattaaaggttGTAAGAAGTAATTCAATAGTTTATAAGAAATTAGATCACAATACACCCGCTGCAAATACTCAACCTAAAACTGATCAAAAGCAGAGAGAGGAAACTGTTAGTAGAAAGAGAACCCTATCTGAATTGAGTATAGACATTTATGATATACAAGACGACGAGCTCGATGACAGCTGCCACGAATTCAAGAGAATCAAAGTAGCAGAACTAACACAGAAACCTCAACTTATTAGAAATAGGTCTAAGTCGGCTAAAGGGAGTAGCGACAATGAAAGCAAATCTTACGAGGCAGATTCTAGCACTAAAACTGATGATTCAGATTCTGAAGTACAACTAGTTAGTATAGAAATCAATGAGAAGCATGTAGATTTAAGTAGTGAAATTATAGATGTAGAAGCCACAAAACTTGGAGAGCCTATAGACATAGTGGACTTGAGTGATGATCTTGACGAAAGTGATGTAGGAGTGTCGGATTTAGATTGTGATTATGTGAAAAACGTGCCTGATGTAGTGGCTAGTTGTCACAGAAATGCTAAAGACAGTACGGACAAAGATATTATTTGTGATATAGATGCACTTTTAGATGAAgacttatga